A region of Paenimyroides aestuarii DNA encodes the following proteins:
- a CDS encoding sensor histidine kinase, producing MQWVVIIGVVGVLLLTSCVLTVLCFKQKKKLIDLKKAKKRLATHAESQLAKRVKAERAAMAQNLHDDLAGTLAAIKNNIDIALHTNNTAQLEQVNKMVTEVYHNVRNKSHELLEQKPVANLTFTNELLKLTDTFFTSNAYKTAIEIEEDAVKSINTHQQNELLLIIKEAFTNIIKHSKATCVSVTLYQESQKIYLLITDNGVGLPTHMLRNGYGLKLIEKRVKAIKGTLNLNKPLLGAELEVQIYVNKV from the coding sequence ATGCAGTGGGTGGTTATTATAGGTGTAGTAGGAGTGCTTTTGCTAACAAGTTGTGTGCTAACAGTACTTTGTTTTAAGCAAAAAAAGAAGCTCATTGATTTAAAAAAAGCAAAAAAGAGATTAGCAACGCATGCCGAAAGTCAACTTGCAAAGCGTGTAAAAGCAGAGCGTGCGGCTATGGCGCAAAATCTGCACGATGATTTAGCAGGAACTTTAGCAGCAATAAAAAACAATATCGATATAGCCCTACACACAAATAATACAGCGCAGTTAGAACAAGTCAATAAAATGGTAACCGAGGTGTATCATAACGTTCGAAATAAAAGCCATGAATTGCTAGAGCAGAAACCGGTTGCCAATTTAACATTTACCAATGAACTATTAAAGTTAACAGATACATTTTTTACATCAAACGCATACAAAACAGCAATCGAAATAGAAGAAGATGCTGTTAAAAGCATAAACACACATCAGCAAAACGAATTACTCCTTATTATAAAGGAAGCATTTACAAACATTATAAAACATTCAAAGGCAACCTGTGTATCAGTAACTTTGTATCAAGAATCACAAAAAATATATTTGTTAATTACAGATAATGGTGTTGGATTGCCAACACATATGTTAAGAAATGGTTACGGATTAAAATTAATAGAAAAAAGAGTAAAGGCTATAAAAGGAACACTAAATCTGAACAAACCCTTATTGGGAGCGGAGTTAGAAGTGCAAATTTATGTCAATAAGGTGTAA
- a CDS encoding response regulator transcription factor produces MENIEKVAVVVDDHALFTDSFTLLLEKVGIFDEIHVLNDAKMRMDYFLKNPRKEVYLFLDYYLGDQLGIEIVNEIRRVNKKVKIIIISSVTQIVAIRTIISARPEAVISKIAGFDVVIDCLNTLKKGTSFFCPIIANILEEASKVQEVLLSSREIEILEFFAKGYSVNATAEKFCLSRHTVVAHRRKMMKKTNTNSITELLSYVRKSGLILD; encoded by the coding sequence ATGGAAAATATAGAAAAAGTTGCAGTTGTAGTAGATGATCATGCGTTATTCACCGATTCATTTACTTTGTTGTTAGAAAAAGTAGGGATTTTTGATGAAATTCATGTATTGAACGATGCAAAAATGCGAATGGATTATTTTTTGAAGAATCCACGCAAAGAAGTTTATTTGTTTTTAGACTATTATTTGGGCGATCAATTGGGTATTGAAATCGTTAATGAAATCCGTCGTGTAAATAAAAAGGTAAAAATAATTATTATAAGTAGCGTAACGCAAATAGTGGCCATTCGTACCATAATTTCGGCACGACCAGAAGCGGTTATATCAAAAATAGCAGGTTTTGATGTAGTTATTGATTGTTTAAATACCTTAAAAAAAGGAACATCTTTTTTCTGTCCAATCATTGCTAATATTTTAGAAGAAGCAAGCAAAGTGCAAGAAGTATTGTTAAGTTCGCGCGAAATAGAAATATTAGAATTTTTTGCTAAAGGCTATTCCGTAAATGCAACAGCAGAAAAGTTTTGTTTAAGCCGTCATACAGTGGTGGCGCATCGCAGAAAAATGATGAAAAAAACCAACACCAATTCCATTACCGAATTGCTATCGTATGTGCGTAAATCAGGTTTAATTTTAGATTAA
- a CDS encoding RNA polymerase sigma factor, with protein MKKRIDNKVTLSDQEIVALITKFNHYSYFGILYDRYAQFVYNKCYAFVDNEEEAKDLTHDIFIKIFLKLTDFKGKSKFSTWLYAITFNTCVNYVNKNKKQKFYFSDEYLVEETEEDTTNEELNQYDLFEISYTQLQQILNTIPPTDKMILIMKYQEDLSIKEISEILNVKLSAVKMRLSRAKQKVLDLHK; from the coding sequence ATGAAGAAAAGAATAGATAATAAAGTAACATTGTCCGATCAAGAAATAGTAGCATTGATAACAAAATTTAATCACTATTCCTATTTTGGAATTTTATACGATAGGTATGCCCAATTTGTATATAATAAATGTTATGCTTTTGTTGATAATGAAGAAGAAGCAAAAGATCTCACACATGATATATTTATTAAGATATTTCTTAAACTAACTGATTTTAAGGGAAAATCAAAGTTTTCTACTTGGTTGTATGCGATCACTTTTAATACCTGTGTTAATTATGTCAATAAAAACAAAAAGCAGAAATTTTATTTCTCCGATGAATATTTAGTAGAAGAAACCGAGGAAGATACTACCAATGAAGAGCTTAATCAATATGATCTTTTTGAAATTTCTTATACGCAATTGCAGCAAATTTTAAATACCATTCCGCCTACAGATAAAATGATCCTTATCATGAAGTATCAAGAAGATTTGTCAATTAAAGAAATCTCAGAAATTTTAAATGTGAAACTAAGTGCAGTAAAAATGCGTTTATCGCGTGCAAAACAAAAAGTTTTAGATCTGCATAAATAA
- a CDS encoding sensor histidine kinase, which produces MQNTAEVELFLWIGTSVMAFLAIGVILLAVLHQAKVERLKRKESENLLKASLLSEKKERQRIASDLHDGISGDLSALQNYINLLRKQEKDLSKIDLFDDILVLIKQSTMNLKNISYSLMPPTIESHGIVTTLQNHFERMGKLHNITFTEAYTIDSRNIPSAVSYELYRIIQELTNNAVKHGKANNIDVQMFLKNEEVYVVMNDNGSPFDFYSHVKHSKGMGLKNILLRVQQINAELECTPKQMGNTTQIKFKTNNYVEDSYN; this is translated from the coding sequence ATGCAAAATACAGCAGAAGTAGAGCTTTTTTTATGGATTGGCACTTCGGTGATGGCTTTTCTAGCAATTGGCGTTATATTATTGGCTGTTCTACATCAGGCAAAAGTGGAACGTTTGAAGCGAAAAGAGTCTGAAAATTTATTGAAAGCATCTTTATTATCCGAAAAAAAGGAACGTCAACGTATTGCCTCGGATCTTCATGATGGTATTAGTGGGGATTTAAGTGCTTTACAGAATTATATCAATCTGTTAAGAAAACAAGAGAAAGATTTGTCTAAAATAGATTTGTTTGATGACATTTTGGTTCTCATAAAACAGTCCACAATGAATCTTAAAAATATAAGTTACAGCCTTATGCCTCCTACGATTGAAAGTCATGGGATTGTTACTACTTTGCAAAACCATTTTGAACGAATGGGGAAATTGCATAATATTACGTTTACAGAAGCCTATACTATTGATTCCCGCAACATACCCTCGGCGGTGAGTTATGAATTATACCGGATCATTCAGGAATTGACCAACAATGCTGTGAAACACGGAAAAGCAAATAACATTGATGTACAGATGTTTTTAAAAAACGAGGAAGTGTATGTTGTAATGAATGATAACGGCAGCCCTTTTGATTTTTACAGTCATGTAAAGCATTCTAAAGGAATGGGGCTTAAAAATATTCTTTTACGCGTACAGCAGATAAACGCAGAGCTAGAATGCACGCCTAAACAGATGGGCAACACTACTCAAATAAAATTTAAAACAAATAACTATGTTGAAGATAGCTATAACTGA
- a CDS encoding response regulator transcription factor, with product MLKIAITDDHTLFRKSLAMLINSFEGMQVVFDAANGIELLDTIKNHEVDILLLDLQMPKMDGFETCKILKAQYPSIKIMILSHLNHETAIERVLDLGIAGYFTKNISSLELEDALWDLTHDGFYFENNLRLVINKLLAHDRKQKPNHTDQLFSDREIEIIKWTAEGLKAKEIADRLYISPKTVNSHKQNIQNKYSFDSMMSAILYCIKNKIITINTL from the coding sequence ATGTTGAAGATAGCTATAACTGATGACCATACTTTATTTAGAAAAAGTTTGGCAATGCTTATAAACAGTTTTGAGGGGATGCAAGTTGTTTTTGATGCAGCAAACGGCATAGAGTTATTAGATACCATCAAAAATCATGAGGTTGATATTCTATTGTTAGATTTACAAATGCCTAAAATGGATGGTTTTGAAACTTGTAAAATTTTAAAAGCACAATATCCTTCGATAAAAATTATGATATTAAGCCATTTAAATCACGAAACAGCAATTGAACGGGTTTTAGATTTAGGAATAGCAGGATATTTTACAAAAAATATTTCATCTTTAGAACTTGAAGATGCCCTGTGGGATTTAACTCACGATGGATTTTATTTTGAAAACAACTTACGTTTGGTAATCAATAAATTATTAGCCCACGATCGAAAACAGAAACCAAACCATACGGATCAACTTTTTAGTGATAGAGAAATTGAAATTATAAAATGGACCGCCGAAGGACTTAAAGCGAAGGAAATTGCCGATAGATTATATATAAGCCCAAAAACCGTGAATAGCCACAAGCAAAATATTCAGAATAAATATAGTTTTGACAGTATGATGAGTGCGATACTTTATTGCATTAAAAATAAAATCATCACAATCAACACCTTATAG
- a CDS encoding OmpA family protein — protein MKKGLSLLALASLFFLGNTTAKAQAGLKQSNKEYENWAYADAMHIYGKIVKKGYVTQDILEKLANTYYFNAKYAEAQPFYERLFTEFESEDIASEVYYRYAQTLQHVGKNGEAKHYYDQFAAKTGSQSQIALVRKNEKELKKQILENSGRYRNIENLPINTQFADFGSYVHHEKLYFTSARDTGSFSKKIHTWTGGAFTNLYDYQLPNDTISKKSKIKKLKGDIKSKFNESSAVLTADGQTMYFTRNNMLEGIRGYDAEKNTKLKIYRAELQNGRWNNIQELPFNGNDFNTAHPTLNKDESILYFASDRPGGFGNSDLWKVTINGNGYGVPQNLGPAINTEARETFPYINSNDELYFSSDGRIGLGGLDVYAVKVKEDGGFYEVQNIGEPINSNTDDFAYYIDYKTKKGFFSSNRTGGHGGDDIYSFVETRALKLGCAQELLVTVLDAKTNNIVTDASLTLYDKLYKELGTANKYVNNGYRFNTEYECGATYHVKISKEGYITKEETVILDSESGVSERTIALEQKKVEVKKNDDLFKVLKLNPIYFDYDKDHIRPDAALELAKVVEVLKDYPRMKIDIRSHTDSRGSDDYNLKLSQRRAKSTAEWIVAQGIDVTRITYKGFGETQLINTCINGAKCSDTEHEENRRSEFIVLEL, from the coding sequence ATGAAAAAAGGATTATCACTATTGGCCCTAGCATCATTGTTTTTTTTAGGGAATACCACAGCAAAAGCACAAGCAGGGTTAAAGCAATCTAACAAAGAGTATGAAAACTGGGCTTACGCAGACGCTATGCATATTTACGGAAAAATCGTAAAAAAAGGATATGTAACTCAGGATATCTTAGAAAAGTTAGCCAACACATACTACTTCAATGCAAAATATGCCGAAGCACAACCGTTTTACGAGCGTTTATTCACGGAATTTGAATCGGAAGACATAGCTTCTGAAGTATACTACCGATATGCACAAACATTACAGCATGTAGGAAAAAATGGCGAGGCCAAGCATTATTACGATCAATTTGCAGCTAAAACAGGATCTCAGTCACAGATTGCGCTAGTTCGCAAGAATGAAAAAGAACTTAAAAAACAGATTCTAGAAAACTCAGGACGTTATCGCAATATAGAAAACCTACCTATAAATACCCAATTCGCCGATTTTGGCAGCTATGTACACCATGAAAAACTTTACTTTACAAGTGCACGCGATACCGGCAGTTTTTCAAAAAAAATCCATACATGGACAGGTGGTGCATTTACCAATTTGTATGACTATCAGTTACCGAATGATACCATCAGCAAAAAATCGAAAATTAAAAAATTAAAAGGCGACATTAAAAGTAAGTTCAATGAATCGTCGGCAGTTTTAACAGCAGATGGGCAAACAATGTATTTTACTAGAAATAATATGTTGGAAGGTATTCGGGGTTATGATGCCGAGAAAAATACAAAATTGAAAATTTATCGAGCAGAATTGCAAAACGGTAGGTGGAACAATATTCAAGAACTGCCTTTTAATGGAAATGATTTCAATACAGCACACCCAACCTTGAATAAGGATGAAAGCATACTTTATTTTGCCAGCGATCGCCCAGGTGGTTTCGGAAATTCTGATTTGTGGAAAGTAACCATCAATGGCAATGGATATGGTGTGCCTCAAAATCTTGGTCCGGCAATTAATACAGAAGCAAGAGAAACATTTCCTTACATAAACAGCAATGATGAATTGTATTTTTCAAGCGACGGTAGAATTGGATTGGGTGGTTTGGATGTATATGCAGTAAAAGTTAAAGAAGATGGTGGTTTTTACGAAGTGCAGAACATTGGAGAACCCATAAACTCTAATACCGATGATTTTGCTTATTATATCGATTACAAAACCAAAAAAGGTTTTTTCTCATCAAACAGAACGGGCGGTCATGGCGGCGATGATATCTATAGTTTTGTTGAAACCAGAGCATTAAAGTTAGGTTGTGCTCAGGAACTGCTTGTTACAGTTTTAGACGCTAAAACAAACAATATTGTTACCGATGCATCGCTCACCCTTTACGATAAACTTTATAAAGAGTTAGGAACAGCAAACAAATACGTCAACAATGGCTACCGTTTTAATACTGAATATGAATGCGGTGCAACATATCATGTAAAAATTTCCAAAGAAGGATACATTACAAAAGAAGAAACGGTGATTTTAGATTCTGAATCTGGAGTAAGTGAACGAACAATTGCATTGGAACAGAAAAAAGTGGAAGTTAAAAAGAACGACGACTTGTTTAAGGTGTTGAAACTGAATCCTATTTATTTCGATTATGATAAAGACCATATCAGACCTGATGCTGCTTTAGAATTAGCCAAAGTGGTTGAGGTGTTGAAAGATTATCCGCGTATGAAAATTGATATACGTTCACACACAGATAGTCGCGGGTCCGATGATTACAATTTGAAATTATCTCAACGCAGAGCAAAATCAACAGCAGAATGGATTGTTGCGCAAGGAATAGATGTAACAAGAATCACCTACAAAGGCTTCGGCGAAACGCAGTTAATAAATACATGTATCAATGGTGCAAAATGTTCAGATACGGAACACGAAGAAAACCGGAGATCAGAGTTTATTGTTTTAGAATTATAA
- a CDS encoding PorP/SprF family type IX secretion system membrane protein yields the protein MKRLKIIGALLALVSFSANAQQDPQFTQYMYNTVNINPAYAGSRGSLSIFGLHRTQWVGLEGAPKTNAFSVNTPLGDSKLGLGIGFINDGLGIMDENTVSVDLSYTIDLNSRGSKFSFGIKGSGNMLNVAYSKLLTYNPNDPNFQNDISGQFTPNIGAGVYWHNEKSYLGLSVPNFLETTRYDDNMQSTMRTKMTYYFIGGHVFELNPMLKLKPAFLVKATNGAPLQADITANFLISNKFTIGGAYRWDAAWSGLVGFQATDGLFIGYSYDGETTKLANYNNGSHEVFLRFELFNKYRRINTSRFF from the coding sequence ATGAAGAGATTAAAAATCATAGGGGCTTTGTTAGCTTTAGTAAGCTTCTCTGCCAACGCACAACAAGATCCACAATTTACGCAATATATGTATAACACGGTAAACATTAATCCTGCTTATGCCGGCAGCCGTGGTTCGTTAAGTATTTTTGGTTTGCACCGCACACAATGGGTGGGTTTAGAAGGTGCACCAAAAACAAACGCCTTCTCTGTAAATACGCCCTTAGGAGATAGTAAGTTGGGGTTAGGAATAGGTTTTATTAATGATGGATTAGGAATTATGGACGAAAATACGGTAAGTGTAGATTTATCATATACGATTGATTTAAACAGCCGCGGTAGTAAATTTTCATTCGGTATTAAAGGATCAGGTAATATGCTCAATGTAGCTTATTCCAAGTTATTGACATACAATCCGAACGACCCTAATTTTCAAAACGATATCAGCGGACAATTTACACCGAATATAGGTGCCGGCGTTTATTGGCATAATGAAAAAAGCTATTTAGGGCTTTCTGTACCCAATTTTTTAGAAACAACTCGTTATGATGATAATATGCAAAGTACGATGCGGACCAAAATGACGTACTATTTCATTGGCGGACACGTTTTTGAGTTGAATCCCATGCTTAAACTTAAACCGGCATTTTTGGTTAAAGCAACAAACGGAGCACCCTTACAAGCAGATATCACAGCCAATTTCTTAATTAGTAACAAATTTACAATTGGTGGAGCCTATCGTTGGGATGCGGCTTGGAGCGGCTTGGTAGGTTTTCAAGCTACCGACGGTTTGTTTATAGGTTACAGCTATGATGGTGAAACTACTAAGTTAGCGAATTACAACAACGGATCGCATGAGGTTTTCTTAAGATTTGAATTGTTTAACAAGTATCGCCGTATCAACACGTCGCGTTTCTTCTAA
- a CDS encoding gliding motility-associated C-terminal domain-containing protein, producing the protein MKKTFINIGLLFIPISSAIYAQSSENIMVNHGELYVLPNTVISTQFDFENKTSGIIFNDGEFQFYKNYNNDGLFTHSTNQNTGYTVFQGSQQQTISGSQPSKHFDVLFNNASTPYSFNLNSDMIIDGVGNFIEGIVRINKTVGGQLLFGNGASQMNASDRSYAEGMVEKQGNNAFTFPIGKSGFYRLAGISAPTNEDHSYMSEYFIENTNQTYPHKDRTGIISAVNNQEYWTINPSSGTTGSVMVTLSWHDQTTPAEFHGTQDLHIVRWDAAQNLWVDEGGIVDKTAKTVTTPVQVDGFGIFTLGKIKEKFLNPGDVVVYNGVSPDGDGINDYLIIDNIEHFPDNQVILYNRWGRKVYETKNYNSKNNVFVGIAEGNGIVGGGEKLPIGTYYYVVEYLYNRNGENQWIKKVGYIHLENQN; encoded by the coding sequence ATGAAAAAAACTTTTATAAATATAGGTTTGCTTTTTATTCCCATTAGTTCTGCAATATATGCGCAGTCTTCAGAGAATATCATGGTAAATCACGGCGAATTGTATGTGTTGCCCAATACGGTAATTTCTACACAGTTTGATTTTGAAAATAAAACATCGGGAATAATTTTTAACGACGGGGAATTTCAGTTCTATAAGAATTATAATAACGACGGCTTGTTTACCCACTCAACAAACCAAAATACAGGTTACACAGTTTTTCAAGGCAGTCAGCAACAAACAATAAGTGGTTCGCAACCATCAAAACATTTTGATGTGCTTTTTAATAATGCCTCCACACCGTATTCATTTAATTTGAACAGCGATATGATTATTGATGGGGTAGGGAACTTTATAGAAGGCATTGTTCGTATCAACAAAACTGTTGGTGGGCAACTATTATTTGGCAATGGAGCTTCGCAAATGAATGCTAGCGACCGAAGTTATGCCGAAGGAATGGTAGAAAAGCAAGGTAACAATGCCTTTACTTTTCCCATTGGTAAATCGGGATTCTATCGTTTGGCAGGAATTTCAGCTCCTACAAATGAAGATCATAGCTATATGAGCGAGTATTTTATAGAGAACACCAATCAAACATATCCTCACAAAGACCGAACAGGAATTATTTCTGCTGTAAACAATCAAGAATATTGGACAATCAATCCATCTTCAGGAACAACAGGTTCGGTAATGGTTACGCTTTCATGGCACGATCAAACCACGCCAGCAGAATTTCACGGAACACAAGACTTGCATATAGTTCGTTGGGATGCAGCTCAAAACCTTTGGGTAGATGAAGGCGGAATTGTTGATAAAACTGCAAAAACAGTGACCACTCCCGTTCAGGTAGATGGCTTCGGAATATTTACACTGGGAAAAATCAAAGAGAAGTTCTTAAACCCAGGAGATGTAGTTGTTTATAATGGTGTTTCTCCTGACGGTGACGGAATCAACGATTATTTAATCATTGATAATATCGAGCATTTTCCGGATAATCAAGTCATTCTTTACAATCGTTGGGGGCGTAAAGTGTACGAAACCAAAAACTATAACAGTAAAAACAATGTATTTGTTGGCATCGCCGAAGGCAATGGAATTGTGGGCGGTGGGGAAAAACTACCTATCGGAACCTATTATTATGTGGTGGAATACTTGTACAATCGCAATGGAGAAAATCAATGGATTAAGAAAGTGGGATATATTCACCTCGAAAATCAAAACTAA
- a CDS encoding helix-turn-helix domain-containing protein gives MKEANERLRQLRKQKQYTQEDLAKKLGISLRAYSKIESGETQLTLERLNEILDILGVTALEFFSNESAQNKSLPATGNASIPLIQHYQETISMLKEHIETLKNLIEKK, from the coding sequence ATGAAGGAAGCAAATGAACGATTGAGACAACTTCGTAAACAAAAACAATACACTCAGGAAGATTTAGCAAAAAAATTGGGTATTTCTTTAAGAGCCTATTCTAAGATTGAAAGTGGGGAAACACAATTAACTTTAGAACGCTTAAATGAAATTTTAGATATTTTAGGAGTTACAGCACTTGAGTTTTTTAGCAATGAATCAGCGCAAAATAAAAGTTTACCAGCAACGGGCAATGCATCAATACCGCTTATTCAGCATTACCAAGAAACAATCTCAATGCTTAAAGAACATATCGAAACTTTGAAAAATTTAATCGAAAAAAAATAG
- a CDS encoding GNAT family N-acetyltransferase, producing MKTEIKSFQELSATELYHILDLRNQVFVVEQNCAYLDTDGCDQAATHVLIWNNDEVLVAYARVIAPGVKYKSSSIGRVVVHASYRAKNIGHLLMKTAVQTVFDLYKTGHITISAQAHLQKFYNQHGFVTSSEVYLEDNIPHVQMVRT from the coding sequence ATGAAAACGGAAATTAAATCGTTCCAAGAACTTTCTGCTACCGAGTTGTACCACATTTTAGATTTGCGAAACCAAGTTTTTGTGGTAGAACAAAATTGTGCCTATTTGGATACCGATGGTTGCGATCAAGCAGCTACACATGTATTAATTTGGAACAATGATGAGGTGCTGGTGGCTTATGCGCGCGTAATTGCTCCTGGTGTAAAATACAAAAGCAGTAGCATTGGGCGTGTGGTGGTACATGCATCGTATCGGGCAAAAAATATCGGGCATTTACTAATGAAAACTGCAGTGCAAACTGTTTTTGATTTGTATAAAACCGGTCATATAACCATTTCTGCCCAAGCCCATTTGCAAAAGTTTTACAACCAGCATGGTTTTGTGACTTCTTCTGAAGTGTATTTAGAAGACAATATTCCGCATGTGCAAATGGTTCGCACCTAA
- a CDS encoding DUF4837 family protein: MKYFFCLILFFGLLFGCSKKEQTPTASLKPSFGNRNEVVLVIDDSLWVGSLGDSIRAHLAQTTAESTTTEPIFDLVQLDPSIFTTRAKTARNIVLFSIHTQHEFLLQKSVHATPQNFFFLRAKTKSDLLAMFKKRADSVISVFKASELNEETHEVVRTSTKELRELKEFFGCTLKIPDDYHLQVKSEFPFLWYQKDLSSGSVNLVLYEFPIAEIENNKGSVEEHLLQARNFIGKKFIKTAKDTAYITTNTKEYQFVSKENMLQMPAYRIVGSWETVNDYLKGPFISYAIRDEYYQRYLFVEGYVNNPLKNKRDQILEVEAIIKTINFNENGN; the protein is encoded by the coding sequence ATGAAGTATTTTTTCTGTTTGATACTATTTTTCGGATTGCTTTTTGGTTGCAGTAAAAAAGAACAAACGCCAACAGCCAGCTTAAAGCCCTCGTTTGGAAATCGCAACGAAGTGGTTTTGGTAATTGACGACAGCTTGTGGGTGGGCAGTTTGGGCGATAGCATACGTGCACATCTTGCGCAAACCACAGCAGAAAGCACCACCACAGAACCCATTTTTGATTTGGTGCAATTAGATCCAAGTATTTTTACTACAAGAGCCAAAACAGCACGAAACATTGTGCTTTTTTCGATACATACCCAACATGAATTTTTGTTGCAGAAAAGCGTGCACGCCACACCGCAAAACTTCTTTTTTTTAAGAGCAAAAACAAAAAGCGATTTATTGGCGATGTTTAAAAAACGAGCCGATTCTGTTATTTCGGTTTTTAAGGCATCTGAATTAAATGAAGAAACGCACGAAGTGGTACGCACTTCTACCAAAGAATTAAGAGAATTGAAAGAGTTTTTTGGATGCACCTTAAAAATTCCGGATGATTATCATTTGCAAGTAAAAAGCGAATTTCCGTTTTTGTGGTATCAAAAAGATTTATCTTCGGGTAGTGTGAATTTAGTATTGTATGAATTTCCCATAGCCGAAATTGAAAACAACAAAGGTTCTGTTGAAGAACATCTTTTGCAAGCACGCAATTTTATTGGAAAGAAATTTATTAAAACCGCAAAAGATACTGCTTATATCACTACAAACACAAAAGAATATCAATTTGTTTCAAAAGAAAATATGTTGCAAATGCCCGCTTACAGAATTGTGGGCAGTTGGGAAACGGTAAACGACTACCTCAAAGGACCTTTTATTTCGTATGCCATTCGCGATGAATATTACCAACGCTATTTGTTTGTAGAAGGATACGTTAATAATCCTTTAAAAAACAAACGAGATCAAATTTTAGAAGTAGAAGCAATTATAAAAACCATAAATTTTAATGAAAACGGAAATTAA
- a CDS encoding response regulator transcription factor yields the protein MQVLVVEDDKRISDFLIKGLEENGYVVTLCKNAEEVLNHFINIEFALIICDVMLPGMDGIQLVQTLRYKNNNTPILMLSALNTVQDKVSALDFGADDYLTKPFHFDELLSRIKALTRRNPALTKEKVENNKEYGALLIDLDQYKVFVNGIEAELSPREFKLLNYLIANEGKAVTRVQILNAVWGITFNNHTNVVDVYISYLRNKIEKEDNKYIQTVKGVGYMFKS from the coding sequence ATGCAAGTTTTAGTAGTTGAAGATGATAAAAGAATAAGCGACTTTTTAATAAAAGGATTGGAAGAAAACGGTTATGTGGTAACGCTTTGCAAAAATGCCGAAGAAGTGTTGAACCATTTCATAAACATTGAATTTGCATTGATTATTTGCGATGTGATGCTTCCTGGAATGGATGGTATTCAATTGGTGCAAACACTGCGCTATAAGAATAACAACACCCCTATTTTAATGCTTAGTGCTTTAAACACTGTGCAAGATAAAGTTTCGGCATTAGACTTTGGTGCAGATGATTACCTCACCAAACCTTTTCATTTTGATGAATTGCTTTCGCGTATCAAAGCACTTACAAGACGCAATCCGGCACTTACAAAAGAGAAAGTAGAAAACAACAAAGAATACGGAGCATTGCTAATTGATCTTGATCAGTACAAGGTTTTTGTAAACGGAATAGAAGCAGAACTTTCACCGCGCGAGTTTAAACTATTGAACTACCTAATTGCCAACGAAGGTAAGGCCGTAACACGTGTACAAATTTTAAATGCCGTTTGGGGCATCACTTTTAACAATCACACCAATGTGGTTGACGTGTATATATCGTACCTGCGCAATAAAATAGAGAAAGAAGACAACAAATATATTCAAACCGTAAAAGGAGTTGGATATATGTTTAAAAGCTGA